A region of Cellulophaga sp. RHA19 DNA encodes the following proteins:
- the trxB gene encoding thioredoxin-disulfide reductase encodes MSDTIERIKCLIIGSGPAGYTAAIYASRADLKPVMYTGMEPGGQLTTTTEVDNFPGYPEGIDGPTMMTQLQAQAERFGTEVRIGMVTAVEFNETVGGIHKVTVDNSKTIEAETVIISTGATAKYLGLESEQRLRGGGVSACAVCDGFFYKGQDVAIVGAGDTAAEEASYLANICNNVTMLVRRDEMRASKAMQHRVNSISNITVKYNTEVDEVLGEQVVEGLRMVNNQTKEKEEIAITGLFIAIGHKPNTDIFKGQLDMDETGYLITEGKSTKTNLPGVFASGDVQDKEYRQAVTAAGTGCMAALDAERYLAAIEEIA; translated from the coding sequence ATGTCAGATACAATAGAGAGAATTAAATGTCTTATTATAGGCTCTGGACCAGCAGGATATACTGCTGCAATTTATGCTTCTAGAGCAGATTTGAAACCTGTAATGTATACCGGTATGGAGCCAGGCGGACAATTAACAACTACTACAGAGGTAGATAATTTTCCAGGGTATCCAGAAGGTATAGACGGACCAACAATGATGACGCAATTGCAAGCTCAAGCAGAACGTTTTGGTACAGAAGTAAGAATAGGTATGGTTACAGCAGTAGAGTTTAACGAAACTGTGGGTGGTATACACAAAGTAACTGTAGATAACTCTAAAACTATTGAAGCAGAAACAGTTATTATTTCTACAGGAGCAACTGCAAAATATTTAGGATTAGAAAGCGAACAACGTTTACGTGGAGGCGGAGTATCTGCATGTGCTGTTTGTGACGGTTTCTTTTATAAAGGACAAGATGTTGCTATTGTTGGGGCAGGAGATACTGCTGCAGAAGAGGCATCATACTTAGCAAATATTTGTAACAACGTTACTATGCTTGTGCGTAGAGATGAAATGAGAGCATCTAAAGCAATGCAGCATAGAGTAAATAGTATTTCTAATATCACTGTAAAATATAATACCGAGGTAGATGAAGTATTAGGAGAGCAGGTTGTAGAAGGTTTACGTATGGTAAATAATCAAACTAAAGAAAAAGAAGAAATAGCAATTACAGGACTTTTTATTGCTATTGGACATAAACCTAATACAGACATATTTAAAGGACAATTAGATATGGATGAAACAGGTTACTTAATTACAGAGGGTAAGTCTACTAAAACAAATTTACCAGGTGTATTTGCCAGTGGAGATGTACAAGATAAAGAATATAGACAAGCAGTTACTGCTGCAGGTACAGGTTGTATGGCAGCTTTAGATGCAGAACGTTATTTAGCAGCTATAGAAGAAATAGCTTAA
- a CDS encoding RagB/SusD family nutrient uptake outer membrane protein, with translation MKISKIHLTIATLVTILILTSCNEDRFFDQENPNSITSETFWKTEQQFNSGLTTVYGALQFQSISGGELQFEMALGDIAGSESWYRPTAFRNLTYTDATYYVTDKWNELYIGIFRANQIIEFIEKADESNFTGDSKAQIEAQAKFLRAFFYFQVANTYGGAIIHTGIPKTEEELNKPMSTIADVNSSIIIPDLLFAQNNLPRTWGADDTGRVTWGAATSLLGKVYLYAKDWPNAVTQFKNVVESDLYQLTPNVMDNYTDENEFNSESIFEVAYSAELSPGVPGGNVDDTPSNSGAEASTMATALGQLSFGAYNTLLPTYYLHELFTNDEVDLTNPINDGNTWSKRMNSSIVPINGEGLYYGLEIGEKGGWAFGQSAYIKKFTNWYSLKAEDSRNRSGINFRHIRLADVYLMYAEAVINNSSDFATAITYIDLVRSRAGVKTLQQYMDENGGMFPQLHISKQVHGTQPLVTASPSSVMTHIQRVERPLELCYEGHRWKDLVRWGIVKDVFTELRADEVWRTENKTALAIDDNGIAPLFIKERIRPDFFLAVDNYDSTTHDYFPVPAQELQTNDNFNN, from the coding sequence ATGAAAATATCAAAAATACATTTAACTATAGCAACACTTGTTACTATACTTATACTCACAAGCTGTAATGAAGACAGGTTTTTTGACCAAGAAAATCCTAACTCTATTACATCTGAAACTTTTTGGAAAACAGAACAACAATTTAATAGTGGACTAACAACTGTATACGGTGCTCTACAGTTTCAAAGTATTAGTGGCGGAGAATTACAATTTGAAATGGCTCTAGGAGACATTGCAGGATCTGAATCTTGGTACAGGCCAACTGCCTTTAGAAACTTAACATATACAGATGCTACGTACTACGTTACCGATAAATGGAACGAACTATACATTGGTATATTTAGAGCAAACCAAATTATAGAGTTTATTGAAAAAGCAGACGAATCTAACTTTACTGGAGATAGTAAAGCACAGATTGAAGCACAGGCAAAATTTTTAAGAGCTTTCTTTTATTTTCAAGTAGCTAACACTTACGGTGGTGCTATAATACACACGGGGATACCTAAAACAGAAGAAGAATTAAACAAACCTATGTCTACCATTGCCGATGTAAATTCATCTATAATTATTCCAGACTTATTGTTTGCTCAAAATAATTTACCAAGAACTTGGGGTGCAGATGATACTGGTAGAGTTACTTGGGGAGCTGCAACATCTTTATTAGGTAAAGTATACTTATATGCTAAAGATTGGCCAAATGCAGTTACACAATTTAAAAATGTAGTAGAGTCTGATTTGTACCAACTAACACCTAATGTTATGGACAACTATACAGATGAGAATGAATTTAATAGCGAGTCTATTTTTGAAGTTGCTTACTCTGCAGAACTAAGCCCTGGAGTACCTGGTGGTAATGTAGACGATACACCTAGCAACTCGGGCGCAGAGGCCTCTACTATGGCAACTGCTTTAGGGCAATTAAGCTTTGGCGCATACAACACTCTATTACCAACATATTATTTACACGAGCTTTTTACAAATGATGAAGTAGACCTTACAAACCCTATTAACGATGGCAATACTTGGTCTAAAAGAATGAATTCTAGTATTGTACCAATTAATGGTGAAGGCTTGTATTATGGCTTAGAGATTGGTGAAAAAGGAGGCTGGGCATTTGGACAAAGTGCTTATATTAAAAAATTTACAAATTGGTATAGCTTAAAAGCAGAGGATAGTAGAAATAGATCTGGTATTAACTTTAGACACATTAGACTTGCAGATGTATACTTAATGTATGCAGAAGCAGTAATTAATAATAGTAGCGATTTTGCAACGGCTATTACATATATAGATCTTGTAAGAAGCAGAGCTGGTGTAAAAACACTACAACAATATATGGATGAAAACGGAGGTATGTTTCCGCAATTACACATAAGCAAGCAAGTACATGGCACACAGCCATTAGTTACTGCTTCTCCTAGCAGTGTAATGACTCATATACAAAGAGTAGAGAGACCATTAGAGCTATGTTATGAAGGTCACCGTTGGAAAGATTTAGTAAGGTGGGGTATTGTTAAAGACGTATTTACAGAGCTAAGAGCAGACGAGGTTTGGAGAACAGAAAACAAAACAGCATTAGCTATAGATGATAACGGTATTGCTCCTTTATTTATTAAAGAACGTATAAGACCAGATTTCTTTTTGGCTGTAGATAATTATGATTCTACTACCCATGACTACTTTCCTGTACCTGCGCAAGAATTACAAACAAATGATAATTTTAACAACTAA
- a CDS encoding formylglycine-generating enzyme family protein, whose protein sequence is MKLKMRSLHYILLLSFVAIVCTQCKDVPKKEQQEPKKTVTPKKDNVKKDTTYTLIIEKPEDVKVPEGMVWIPGGMFVQGAVPQDKMAMQHEKPAHKVAVDGFFMDITEVTNAQFAKFVKETGYITVAERAIDWEEMKKQVPEGTPKPHDSILQPGSLTFKKSKKSVPNLFDFSQWWDWTIGANWKHPNGPKSSIKGLDNYPVVQICYEDAMAYCNWAGRRLPTEAEWEYAANGGKTGTIFFWGDDKSVLSKNANSWEGEFPVENSKKDGYENRAPVKSYQPNGYGLYDMAGNVWEWTTDWYNVNYYKELAAVTTKKNPLGATDAYNPQNLYIKEKVIKGGSFLCSDSYCASYRISARMGSSVDSSAEHTGFRTVATVKMLK, encoded by the coding sequence ATGAAACTTAAAATGCGTAGCCTACATTATATTTTACTTTTATCTTTTGTAGCAATTGTTTGTACACAATGTAAAGATGTACCTAAAAAAGAACAGCAAGAACCAAAGAAAACTGTTACTCCAAAAAAGGATAATGTAAAAAAGGATACTACTTATACCTTAATAATAGAAAAACCTGAAGATGTAAAAGTGCCTGAAGGTATGGTTTGGATACCTGGAGGTATGTTTGTACAAGGAGCAGTGCCACAAGATAAAATGGCAATGCAGCATGAGAAACCTGCACACAAAGTAGCTGTAGATGGTTTTTTTATGGATATTACAGAAGTGACCAATGCGCAGTTTGCTAAGTTTGTTAAGGAAACAGGTTACATTACTGTTGCAGAAAGAGCAATAGATTGGGAAGAAATGAAAAAACAAGTTCCAGAAGGAACACCAAAACCACACGACTCTATACTACAGCCAGGCTCATTAACGTTTAAAAAAAGTAAAAAATCGGTCCCTAATTTATTCGATTTTTCTCAGTGGTGGGACTGGACAATTGGTGCTAATTGGAAACATCCAAACGGACCAAAAAGCTCTATAAAAGGACTAGATAATTATCCGGTAGTGCAAATTTGTTATGAAGATGCAATGGCTTATTGCAATTGGGCAGGAAGAAGGTTGCCAACAGAAGCAGAGTGGGAGTATGCTGCAAATGGAGGGAAAACAGGAACCATATTTTTTTGGGGAGATGATAAATCTGTGTTATCTAAAAACGCCAATAGTTGGGAAGGAGAATTTCCTGTAGAAAACAGTAAAAAAGATGGATATGAGAATCGTGCACCTGTAAAAAGTTACCAGCCTAATGGTTATGGATTGTATGATATGGCAGGTAATGTTTGGGAGTGGACAACAGATTGGTACAATGTTAATTATTATAAAGAATTGGCAGCTGTTACAACTAAAAAAAATCCGCTTGGAGCAACAGATGCATACAACCCTCAAAACCTTTATATAAAAGAAAAAGTTATAAAAGGAGGATCTTTCTTATGTAGTGACAGTTACTGTGCTAGTTATAGAATATCTGCTCGTATGGGATCTAGTGTAGACTCTTCTGCAGAACACACAGGTTTTAGAACAGTTGCTACGGTAAAAATGTTAAAATAA
- a CDS encoding SusC/RagA family TonB-linked outer membrane protein, whose amino-acid sequence MKIKLNLTRRLKPKLLVWVLFFSFTFGYAQTSEVKGTVIAEGFPIGGVNVIIKGTINGTYTDFDGNYTIKAEKGNTLVYSYVGYKSKEILLTGQENINVTLEPDAAALQEVIVIGYGTQKKKEVTGAVVNISNDVIDKTATSDLGTALQGQVAGVNIQASSGRPGEAANVQIRGLGSVSPNALGPLYVVDGIPYEDNPNISPELISSVDILKDGAAASIYGTRASNGVILITTKKGKSGSIKVDFNTYTSIQDITSGTALMNTQQQIYAEDVMLKALGRDPLIFFFNPDALDYDSDFVGDVQNDGAIIRNYSLGVSGGSENLTLSFNTNYFNQDGILVNSGFDRLATRFTGEFRKNKFKAFATIGYTNENREQEPWGLYEYSIAQKPWQPPLTGLNSVGGNGVEIPVRNAILYSYLSQQLNNEDDRKTTSVNIAANLQYEFFDGFTYKVNLGRNTYDYSRSFFQPQYLVYDKDGLNPTASRENAKLEENFVSTERNVIENMFTYKKSLGKHNLNFLAVLSYEEFNSKSLGLGVNFSEESGNSSKTLGSGSDPIAPTSFIDERKLAGKLGRIQYNFDEKYLFSASYRRDGSSRFSEKNRYGDFYGFSAGWNIHEENFFKNISFVNQFKLRVSYAELGNQNIPSYSYIPSIESGVNYPFGGNETLSFGLTQRRFVDPNIKWETTISKNIGIDLTLLENKLNITADVYQNDKKDMLLEERLPSSAGTYHPNTNVYDTKVINAGNMVNKGIELAASFKNRSKKGDFGYTISATFTKNDNEVTNLNGTTRGYGNGRPSTVLGGNIDFTTFLAEGYEAGAFFLVQHDGVIKTQEQLDAYKVINKSAQLGDMMYKDIDGNNVINDNDRVYSGSGQADFEAGLSLNLDYKNFDFYIQSYFSKGAEIYNGAKYYAYTQGRHLEQFYMWSPQNPNSDVPTNRQNSIHNNVRSRSDYFLEDGTYFRIRNISLGYTLKDIPELGLNSARIYLSATNPFTFTEYTGYDPEVGGDGIFTRGIDKGNYPVARQFLLGVQLHF is encoded by the coding sequence ATGAAAATTAAACTTAATTTAACAAGAAGGTTAAAGCCCAAATTACTCGTTTGGGTGCTATTCTTCAGTTTTACCTTTGGGTATGCACAAACTAGTGAGGTAAAAGGTACCGTTATTGCTGAAGGCTTTCCTATTGGAGGCGTAAATGTAATAATTAAAGGTACAATTAATGGTACTTATACAGATTTTGATGGTAACTATACAATTAAAGCCGAAAAAGGTAACACTCTTGTTTACAGCTATGTTGGTTACAAGTCTAAAGAAATTTTATTAACCGGCCAGGAAAATATTAATGTAACTTTAGAGCCAGATGCTGCTGCTTTACAAGAAGTTATAGTTATTGGTTACGGTACTCAAAAGAAAAAAGAAGTTACTGGTGCTGTAGTAAATATTAGTAATGATGTAATAGACAAAACAGCTACATCAGATCTTGGTACAGCTCTACAAGGCCAGGTTGCTGGTGTAAATATACAAGCTAGTAGTGGTAGACCTGGAGAAGCTGCAAATGTACAAATTAGAGGGCTAGGCTCTGTTAGTCCAAATGCTCTAGGCCCATTATACGTTGTAGATGGTATTCCTTACGAAGATAATCCAAACATATCTCCAGAACTTATATCTTCTGTAGATATTTTAAAAGATGGTGCAGCAGCATCAATATATGGTACAAGAGCATCTAACGGTGTTATACTTATAACTACAAAAAAAGGAAAGTCTGGTAGTATAAAAGTAGACTTTAACACTTATACAAGCATACAAGATATTACATCTGGTACAGCTTTAATGAATACACAACAGCAGATATATGCAGAAGATGTAATGCTTAAAGCACTAGGGAGAGATCCTTTAATTTTCTTTTTTAATCCAGATGCATTAGATTATGACTCAGATTTTGTGGGTGATGTTCAAAATGATGGCGCTATAATAAGAAACTACAGTTTAGGTGTTTCTGGTGGTAGTGAAAACTTAACACTAAGCTTCAATACAAATTACTTTAACCAAGATGGTATTTTAGTTAATTCTGGTTTTGACAGGCTAGCAACTCGTTTTACAGGTGAGTTTAGAAAAAATAAATTTAAAGCATTTGCTACAATTGGCTATACAAATGAAAATAGAGAGCAAGAGCCTTGGGGTTTGTATGAGTATTCTATAGCTCAAAAACCTTGGCAACCACCTTTAACTGGTTTAAACAGCGTTGGTGGTAACGGCGTAGAAATTCCGGTACGTAATGCTATATTATACAGTTACCTTTCTCAGCAACTAAATAATGAAGACGACCGTAAAACAACAAGCGTAAATATTGCTGCTAATTTACAATATGAGTTCTTTGATGGTTTTACGTATAAAGTAAACCTGGGTAGAAATACATATGACTATAGTCGTTCTTTCTTTCAACCACAATATTTAGTATATGACAAAGATGGTTTAAACCCTACTGCATCTAGAGAAAATGCAAAATTAGAAGAGAACTTTGTTTCTACAGAAAGAAACGTTATTGAAAATATGTTTACCTATAAAAAATCTTTAGGGAAACATAATTTAAACTTTTTAGCTGTTTTATCTTATGAAGAGTTTAATTCTAAATCACTAGGTTTAGGGGTTAACTTTAGTGAGGAGTCTGGTAACAGTTCAAAAACACTAGGTTCTGGTAGTGACCCTATTGCTCCTACTTCTTTTATTGATGAAAGAAAGCTAGCTGGTAAACTTGGGAGAATACAATATAATTTTGATGAGAAATACTTATTTTCTGCTAGTTACAGAAGAGATGGTTCTTCTCGCTTCTCAGAAAAAAATAGATATGGTGACTTTTATGGATTTTCTGCCGGTTGGAATATTCATGAAGAAAACTTTTTTAAAAATATATCTTTTGTAAACCAGTTTAAACTTAGAGTTAGTTATGCAGAGTTAGGAAATCAAAACATACCTTCATACTCATACATACCATCTATAGAAAGTGGTGTTAATTATCCTTTTGGTGGTAATGAAACATTAAGCTTTGGATTAACACAAAGAAGATTTGTGGATCCAAATATTAAATGGGAAACTACAATATCTAAAAACATTGGTATAGATCTTACTTTATTAGAAAACAAACTAAACATTACAGCAGATGTTTACCAAAACGATAAAAAAGATATGCTACTAGAGGAGCGTTTACCTTCCTCTGCAGGTACTTATCACCCTAACACTAATGTTTATGACACTAAAGTTATTAACGCTGGTAATATGGTTAATAAGGGTATAGAGTTGGCCGCAAGCTTTAAAAACAGGTCTAAAAAAGGAGATTTTGGTTATACAATTAGTGCAACTTTTACTAAGAATGATAATGAGGTTACTAACCTTAATGGCACAACAAGAGGTTATGGTAACGGAAGACCTTCTACAGTTTTAGGTGGTAATATAGATTTTACTACTTTTTTAGCAGAAGGTTATGAGGCTGGCGCCTTTTTCTTAGTACAGCATGATGGTGTTATTAAAACACAAGAACAGTTAGATGCTTACAAAGTAATTAATAAAAGTGCACAGTTAGGAGATATGATGTACAAGGATATAGATGGCAATAATGTTATTAATGACAATGACCGTGTGTACTCTGGATCTGGACAAGCAGATTTTGAAGCTGGCTTAAGCTTAAATTTAGATTATAAAAACTTTGACTTCTACATTCAATCTTATTTCTCTAAAGGAGCAGAAATTTATAACGGAGCTAAATACTATGCTTACACTCAGGGTAGGCACTTAGAGCAATTTTATATGTGGAGCCCACAAAATCCTAATTCTGATGTTCCTACAAATAGGCAAAACTCTATTCATAATAATGTAAGGTCTAGATCTGATTATTTTTTAGAAGATGGTACTTACTTTAGAATTAGAAACATTAGCCTTGGTTATACACTTAAAGACATACCAGAACTAGGACTAAATTCTGCAAGAATATACCTTTCTGCAACTAACCCATTTACGTTTACAGAATACACAGGTTATGATCCTGAGGTTGGTGGTGATGGTATATTTACTAGAGGAATTGATAAAGGTAACTACCCAGTTGCAAGACAATTTTTACTTGGAGTGCAATTGCACTTTTAA
- a CDS encoding DUF6134 family protein, with translation MIKNIALLLFFCGLLSNTKADTTVLNFNILHKNKVVGSLVATKVINGDIISYHSFTQIQTKIITTVDLKYDYNVTFNSDKLFKSNVSILLNGKSLAETSTLFRNGEYLVNKNKKVLKLQDSIVYSTVLLYFKEPINVKECYSEQDGSFNTLVSLGNHKYKKINSKGNENVYVYKNGVLYEATIDGGLINFVIQLKK, from the coding sequence ATGATAAAAAACATAGCGCTTTTATTATTTTTTTGTGGTTTATTAAGTAATACTAAAGCAGACACAACTGTTTTAAATTTTAATATTCTTCACAAAAATAAAGTTGTTGGTAGTTTAGTAGCAACCAAAGTTATTAATGGGGATATAATTAGTTACCATAGTTTTACACAAATACAAACTAAAATTATAACAACTGTAGATTTAAAATACGATTATAATGTAACTTTTAATAGTGATAAACTTTTTAAGTCTAACGTTAGTATTTTACTTAATGGTAAGTCTTTAGCAGAAACAAGTACATTGTTTAGGAATGGAGAATATTTAGTAAATAAAAATAAAAAGGTACTTAAATTACAAGATTCAATTGTCTATAGCACTGTATTGCTGTATTTTAAAGAGCCCATAAATGTTAAAGAGTGTTACTCTGAGCAAGACGGGTCTTTTAATACACTAGTTTCTTTAGGAAATCATAAATACAAGAAAATTAATAGTAAAGGAAATGAAAATGTGTATGTATATAAAAATGGAGTTTTATATGAAGCAACTATAGATGGTGGTTTAATTAACTTTGTAATTCAATTAAAAAAATAA
- a CDS encoding MFS transporter — protein sequence MENTITGTGTNAKRLFYGSCFALISTALSFSIRAGILKQLGEELSFNAEQLGFINSMWFLGFPISMVIGGLIYHKVGGKVIMQFAFFAHAIGIVMTIYANSYVGLLISTLLIGLGNGCTEAACNPMIADAFKGSKMSTMLNRFHMWFPGGIVIGSLLSKFMTDAEMSWQSQIWMIMIPTIIYAVFFWGQSWPKAKIKEAATIGSNLKAMLSPLFIFMIICMALTAISEFGPQQWSGLILEKSGANPMLILALVTGLMAVARFFGGSVVKQFDQTGVLLGSAVLATIGIYLFSTQTGEMAYVAAIFFALGVAYFWPNMIGFVADKIPKSGALGMSIIGAVGMFANSIFSPIIGGWIDSDVDKIANSSLNVSGKIFNEAKNIFESKENLNEAASLINVSKSNLESSINNVILESGQETLGTMVLFPAILIVLFTILYFWMKSTKESSKETASA from the coding sequence ATGGAAAATACAATTACGGGAACAGGAACAAATGCCAAACGGTTATTTTATGGCAGTTGCTTTGCTTTAATCTCTACTGCTTTATCTTTTAGTATTAGAGCCGGAATTTTAAAACAATTAGGAGAAGAGCTTAGCTTTAATGCCGAGCAATTAGGTTTTATAAATTCTATGTGGTTTTTAGGTTTTCCTATTTCAATGGTTATTGGTGGTTTAATTTATCACAAAGTTGGCGGTAAGGTTATTATGCAATTTGCATTTTTTGCACATGCAATTGGTATTGTTATGACTATTTATGCTAACAGTTATGTTGGCTTACTTATATCTACTTTATTAATTGGCTTAGGTAATGGCTGTACAGAAGCTGCTTGTAACCCAATGATTGCAGATGCTTTTAAAGGAAGCAAAATGAGTACAATGCTAAACCGTTTTCATATGTGGTTTCCTGGTGGTATTGTAATAGGTAGTTTACTATCTAAATTTATGACAGACGCAGAAATGAGTTGGCAATCGCAAATCTGGATGATTATGATTCCTACTATAATTTATGCTGTTTTCTTCTGGGGACAAAGTTGGCCTAAAGCTAAAATTAAAGAGGCAGCCACTATTGGTAGTAACCTAAAAGCAATGCTTTCTCCGTTATTTATTTTTATGATTATTTGTATGGCATTAACTGCTATATCTGAATTTGGACCACAACAATGGTCTGGATTAATATTAGAAAAAAGTGGTGCTAACCCTATGCTTATTTTAGCGCTAGTTACAGGTTTAATGGCTGTAGCCCGTTTTTTTGGAGGATCAGTAGTAAAACAATTTGACCAAACAGGTGTGCTACTTGGTTCTGCTGTTTTAGCAACTATTGGTATATACTTGTTTAGTACACAAACGGGAGAAATGGCTTATGTAGCAGCAATTTTCTTTGCTCTAGGTGTTGCCTATTTTTGGCCAAATATGATTGGTTTTGTTGCTGACAAAATACCTAAAAGTGGTGCTCTAGGTATGTCTATTATTGGAGCTGTAGGAATGTTTGCTAACTCTATTTTTTCTCCAATTATTGGTGGTTGGATTGATTCTGATGTTGATAAAATAGCCAATTCTTCACTTAATGTTTCTGGAAAAATATTTAATGAGGCTAAAAATATTTTTGAAAGTAAAGAAAATCTAAATGAAGCTGCTTCATTAATTAATGTTAGCAAGAGTAATTTAGAGTCTTCAATAAATAACGTAATTTTAGAGTCAGGCCAAGAAACTTTAGGTACTATGGTACTTTTTCCGGCAATATTAATTGTATTATTTACCATATTATATTTTTGGATGAAAAGCACAAAAGAATCAAGCAAAGAAACCGCTAGTGCATAA
- a CDS encoding patatin-like phospholipase family protein: MNIGLVLSGGGIRGVAHIGAIKALEENNIFPTHISGTSAGAIVGSLYASGASWEHILHFFKTIPLFNRHNYARSKPGFLDTEKYYENFKGFFPEDDFSALKKPLYVTGTNIIEGTLKVFDKGPVIRPVLASASFPGMFTPIKIDGSYYVDGGVLNNFPIEPLQKDCDKIIGVYVNPLKKIKIEDLKHSYTVVERAYKLKSASESMLKFNLCDMIVLPEGLSDFGTFDMGSIDTIFELGYSATKKLLETDANLSNFKSV; encoded by the coding sequence ATGAATATAGGTCTTGTGCTTTCTGGAGGAGGAATTAGAGGTGTAGCTCACATTGGAGCAATTAAAGCCTTAGAGGAAAACAATATTTTTCCGACTCATATTTCAGGTACAAGTGCAGGTGCAATTGTAGGTTCTTTATATGCTAGTGGAGCTAGTTGGGAGCATATTTTACACTTTTTTAAAACAATACCTTTATTTAATAGACATAATTACGCCCGTAGTAAGCCTGGTTTTTTAGACACTGAAAAATATTATGAAAATTTTAAAGGCTTTTTTCCTGAAGATGATTTTAGTGCGTTAAAAAAACCGTTGTATGTTACAGGTACCAATATAATAGAGGGTACATTAAAGGTTTTTGATAAAGGGCCTGTTATTAGACCTGTACTTGCTTCGGCTTCTTTTCCGGGTATGTTTACCCCTATAAAAATAGATGGTTCTTATTATGTAGATGGTGGTGTTTTAAACAATTTTCCTATAGAACCACTACAAAAGGACTGTGATAAAATTATAGGAGTATATGTAAATCCATTAAAGAAAATAAAAATAGAAGACTTAAAACATTCTTATACAGTTGTAGAACGTGCTTACAAATTAAAGTCTGCATCAGAATCTATGCTTAAATTTAATTTATGTGATATGATAGTTTTACCTGAAGGATTATCTGATTTTGGTACGTTTGATATGGGAAGTATTGATACTATATTTGAACTTGGTTATTCTGCAACAAAAAAGCTTCTTGAAACTGATGCAAACTTATCTAATTTTAAAAGTGTTTAA